The genomic DNA GTGGGTGCGATTTCCGAATTGCCAAATCAGAGTACGTACTACGGGGTTTTAGCCGAGATCCGTACAGCAGAATCCGGAAACGATTGGCGTACAGAACAAAGTGTGGTTTGATTCGCACAGACCTTCGGTTTCTAAGAGGGTCTACGCGAAACGATGGAGTGAATGCCCGACTCTGAGTCGATTAGTGATTTCCTTCAGAAACGCGGTGCACTCGGGATTCTCACCCTTCTCTCAATGGAAGACGGGCAACGATTCAGTGACTTAGACGAGCAACTCACGATCAGCTCATCAACCCTCACTCGTCGTCTCACTGAAGCACGTGGCCTCGGTCTTGTCGTTCCTGGGATGAACCCCAAAGAAACCAGTGTCAACAACGAGTACCGAATCACAACGCGTGGAAAGCGTGTCGCCCGACGGATGGAGAACCAAGGCCTCAGCCATGCTGTTCGGACGATCATCGATTACCAGCAGGACGTAGAAAGTGAGCTACCTGATCTACTCAACTGGGTCGAAGTTCACAACGAGGAATTAGCGCGACTGGATGACCAGACACCGTATCAAGACCCGTTTGGGGAGTCTGTGGTTGACACCGGGGATGAACCGGAATACGACGATGAGTTCATGATTGAGGAGGATTTCGGCAGAGTTGAGCAGTGGGGGACTGACCCGGATGAGGAAGAGGACAAGACGGACGAATAGCTTCTATGCGTAAGGCCTGTGATTGGTTTCACTCAGGATCTACATTGAGTTGCGAACCCGCTTCGGGGCCACTCAAAGTGACGAGCTCCCCCGCTTCGGCACACTCGGGGCAGAAGGGGAGATCGTCTACGTTGCCGTCCCAATCAACGCCATCCCAGTCGAATGAAGAACCACACGCAGAACACCCCCAATCGTAGACTCCGAATTTTTCCACGAGATCCGGGAAGTGATGGGCGAGTGTCGGTGTAAGACGCGCATTATGG from Haloglomus litoreum includes the following:
- a CDS encoding winged helix-turn-helix transcriptional regulator yields the protein MPDSESISDFLQKRGALGILTLLSMEDGQRFSDLDEQLTISSSTLTRRLTEARGLGLVVPGMNPKETSVNNEYRITTRGKRVARRMENQGLSHAVRTIIDYQQDVESELPDLLNWVEVHNEELARLDDQTPYQDPFGESVVDTGDEPEYDDEFMIEEDFGRVEQWGTDPDEEEDKTDE